A genomic stretch from Gemmatimonadaceae bacterium includes:
- a CDS encoding glycosyltransferase family 1 protein, protein MLIALNVLYLIPGVVGGTETYARSLIHALARQDEDNEYAVFVSREAADLDITPAPNFRRIVCPVVAMKRAFRYSWEQAVLPLQLFRESPDVIHSLGYVAPLAARGPQVVTVHDVNYLGHKGRRTAIGRRAFQFFVEKAVNRANRVITISEFSRGEIIRHMGVPEDKVTVIHCAGREVGAMPARAGVAVDVVRNISRPYILAFSSLSAHKNIRGLIAAFARISSSVPHALVLVGHLPERAGVRADIEAAGDDRVHFTGYLPDSDVETLMHNASLFAFPSLYEGFGLPILDAQHAGVPVACSSAGALPEVAGEGAVLFDPHSVDDMAAALMRSLLDVDLRSRLRAKGYENARGFSWDRAASETLGVYSAVAS, encoded by the coding sequence ATGCTGATAGCTCTGAACGTGCTGTATCTGATTCCCGGTGTCGTCGGCGGTACCGAGACATACGCGCGCTCGCTCATACACGCGCTGGCGCGACAGGACGAGGACAACGAGTATGCCGTGTTCGTCAGCAGAGAGGCGGCGGATCTCGACATCACGCCCGCGCCAAACTTTCGCCGAATCGTGTGTCCCGTCGTAGCGATGAAGCGCGCCTTCCGCTACAGCTGGGAGCAGGCCGTCCTGCCACTCCAGCTTTTCCGTGAGAGTCCCGACGTCATCCACTCGCTCGGCTACGTCGCGCCACTGGCGGCGCGCGGCCCGCAGGTGGTCACGGTGCACGACGTCAACTACCTGGGGCACAAGGGGCGGCGCACGGCGATCGGGCGGCGGGCTTTTCAGTTCTTCGTGGAGAAGGCCGTCAATCGCGCCAACCGTGTCATCACGATCTCCGAATTCTCGCGGGGCGAGATCATCCGGCACATGGGAGTGCCGGAAGACAAGGTGACCGTCATTCACTGCGCCGGCAGGGAAGTGGGAGCGATGCCGGCGAGGGCGGGGGTGGCGGTGGACGTCGTCCGCAACATTTCGCGGCCGTACATCCTGGCGTTCAGCAGTCTGAGCGCCCACAAGAACATCAGAGGACTGATCGCGGCCTTCGCGCGCATTTCGTCGTCGGTGCCGCACGCGCTCGTGCTCGTCGGCCACCTACCCGAGAGAGCCGGGGTTCGCGCGGACATCGAGGCGGCGGGAGACGACCGCGTTCACTTCACCGGCTATCTGCCCGACAGCGACGTCGAGACGCTCATGCACAACGCGTCGCTCTTCGCGTTCCCGTCGCTCTACGAGGGGTTCGGTCTTCCGATTCTCGACGCCCAGCACGCCGGTGTGCCGGTCGCATGCTCCTCGGCGGGCGCACTTCCGGAGGTCGCCGGCGAAGGGGCCGTCCTGTTCGATCCGCACTCGGTGGACGACATGGCCGCTGCCCTCATGCGATCTCTGCTGGATGTGGATCTGCGCAGCCGTCTTCGCGCCAAGGGCTACGAGAACGCGCGGGGGTTCTCCTGGGATCGAGCAGCAAGCGAGACTCTCGGCGTTTACTCCGCAGTCGCATCGTGA
- a CDS encoding glycosyltransferase gives MTPSVTILIPTFNRVRALEAVWPSYLVHPDVARIVVIDDGSSDGTSDRVRELAKSSPVPVDVIRHESQLGQPASRMAGIAAARTEWVLFGEDDVWLSGDYCSTLLREARELGASIIAGRIVTARVPGEFDESCLMDPPSPVKDAADVFDLDAMDAQFSERVGAPVRAPYVHSIALIRRDVFSSVRFDTWYSGNSWREETDFYLAANAAGEKVYFSPSTVCFHLRGPISAVGGQRVNRLWFEYLAWRNTRYLVNKHWPYLKRAHGLRGSATAWTIRYYMRRQAAQIRRIARSRFRSSYSG, from the coding sequence GTGACTCCGTCTGTCACGATCCTCATTCCCACCTTCAACCGGGTGAGAGCGCTCGAGGCCGTCTGGCCGTCGTACCTCGTGCACCCCGATGTCGCGCGGATCGTCGTGATTGACGACGGCTCGAGCGACGGAACGAGCGACAGGGTTCGTGAGCTGGCGAAAAGCTCGCCTGTGCCCGTGGACGTGATCCGCCACGAATCGCAGCTGGGCCAGCCGGCGTCGCGCATGGCTGGCATTGCGGCAGCGCGCACAGAGTGGGTTCTGTTCGGCGAGGATGACGTCTGGCTGTCGGGCGACTACTGCTCGACGCTGCTTCGCGAGGCGCGGGAGCTCGGCGCGTCCATCATCGCCGGCAGGATAGTGACTGCGCGCGTGCCCGGGGAGTTCGACGAAAGCTGTCTCATGGATCCGCCGTCGCCGGTGAAGGATGCGGCCGACGTATTCGATCTCGACGCGATGGACGCGCAGTTCTCCGAGCGTGTAGGCGCGCCGGTCAGGGCGCCGTACGTCCATTCGATCGCACTCATCCGTCGCGACGTTTTCTCGTCGGTAAGGTTCGACACCTGGTACTCCGGCAACTCATGGCGCGAGGAGACGGATTTCTATCTCGCGGCAAACGCAGCAGGCGAGAAGGTCTATTTCTCGCCGAGCACTGTGTGTTTCCACCTGAGAGGCCCCATCTCGGCGGTTGGCGGGCAGAGAGTCAACCGCCTGTGGTTCGAGTACCTCGCGTGGCGCAACACGAGATATCTGGTGAACAAGCACTGGCCTTACCTCAAGCGCGCGCATGGACTGCGCGGCAGCGCCACCGCGTGGACGATCCGCTACTACATGCGCCGGCAGGCGGCACAGATCAGGCGGATTGCGCGCAGCAGATTCCGGTCGAGCTACAGTGGCTGA
- a CDS encoding glycosyltransferase family 2 protein: MHFDLSVIVASYKRSDALELCIEDLAAQATERPFEVILVLQAHPAGAAQRLRERFGGRLTLQIAEFDEGLGTSCARNTGLRMARGDIVAFLDDDVRLPKTWVGSMIPFYDDPEIGGVGGFVDHPGHYNPARNAVYRMLGLTSDRYRIDWGGFNVGPASHPVEDQPAAWLSGCNMSFRRSAINDVGGFDEALGSFWHEDVDVAHRVARSGWKTISSVKVAIEHYPNSINRPPLHAQMRERERSRVLFVWKAIGDEPLWQLRYATRLLLHAAAMGVVGLAKMDPRIPVNVVRGGWEGYKGLDASRAASAARTERTP; encoded by the coding sequence ATGCATTTCGACCTCTCCGTCATTGTTGCCTCGTACAAGCGAAGCGATGCGCTCGAGCTTTGTATCGAGGACCTCGCCGCGCAGGCGACGGAGCGTCCGTTCGAGGTGATCCTGGTGCTTCAGGCGCACCCGGCGGGCGCGGCGCAGCGTCTCCGCGAGCGATTCGGCGGCCGGCTCACGCTCCAGATTGCCGAATTCGACGAAGGGCTCGGCACGTCGTGCGCGCGCAATACCGGGCTGCGGATGGCGCGTGGGGATATCGTCGCCTTTCTCGACGACGACGTGCGTCTTCCGAAGACGTGGGTTGGCTCGATGATCCCGTTCTACGACGATCCGGAGATTGGCGGCGTGGGTGGATTCGTGGACCATCCTGGCCACTACAATCCGGCGCGCAACGCGGTTTACCGCATGCTTGGGCTGACCTCCGACCGGTATCGCATTGACTGGGGCGGATTCAACGTCGGTCCTGCGAGTCACCCGGTCGAGGACCAGCCCGCGGCCTGGCTCAGCGGATGCAATATGTCGTTCCGCCGGTCCGCGATCAACGACGTCGGAGGGTTCGACGAAGCGCTTGGCAGCTTCTGGCACGAGGACGTGGACGTCGCGCACCGCGTCGCGAGATCGGGATGGAAAACGATCTCGTCGGTGAAGGTGGCGATCGAGCACTATCCGAACTCGATCAACAGGCCGCCGCTCCACGCGCAGATGCGCGAGCGCGAGCGGTCGCGCGTGCTGTTCGTGTGGAAGGCGATCGGCGACGAGCCCCTGTGGCAGCTGCGATACGCCACGCGCCTGCTACTGCACGCCGCGGCGATGGGTGTGGTGGGTCTCGCCAAGATGGACCCGCGAATCCCGGTCAACGTTGTGCGCGGCGGGTGGGAAGGATACAAGGGCCTGGACGCCTCACGCGCGGCGAGCGCCGCCCGGACGGAGCGCACCCCGTGA
- a CDS encoding glycosyltransferase family 2 protein — protein sequence MSCTEGGRRLRGERIIGSVECPLVSIVTVVLNGAKYIEQTIQAVAVQTYEAIEHIVVDGGSTDGTLDILRRYDGTIGYWVSEPDTGIYDAMNKGVELVRDPESYILFANSDDHLYSPEAIERVISQSGGEDLVYGKMLLADDSISAVVGRRVDLDDLALQTLCHPATFVRRKVFDAIGKFDTGYAIAGDYDHIVRCFAAPVTTRFVDVVVSRMRMGGLSEDQFMRSCRERKDVIRRRFPLIPRLRGVWQVNLYDIPRNTARRWLDRVGLLGHWRALKGS from the coding sequence ATGTCTTGTACTGAAGGTGGACGCCGCCTGCGCGGTGAGCGGATCATCGGATCCGTCGAGTGCCCGCTCGTGTCCATCGTGACGGTCGTGCTCAACGGCGCGAAATACATCGAGCAGACCATTCAGGCGGTCGCGGTGCAGACGTACGAAGCCATCGAGCACATCGTCGTGGATGGCGGCTCGACCGATGGAACGCTGGACATTCTCCGCCGCTACGACGGGACCATCGGTTACTGGGTAAGCGAGCCGGATACCGGGATTTACGACGCGATGAACAAGGGCGTCGAGCTGGTGCGCGATCCCGAGTCCTACATTCTGTTCGCCAATTCCGACGACCACCTCTATTCGCCCGAAGCGATCGAGAGAGTGATCTCCCAGAGCGGGGGAGAGGATCTGGTTTACGGGAAGATGCTGCTGGCCGATGACAGCATCTCGGCGGTAGTCGGCCGCCGGGTGGATCTCGACGATCTCGCGCTCCAGACGCTGTGCCACCCAGCGACATTCGTGAGGCGCAAGGTGTTCGATGCGATCGGGAAATTCGACACCGGCTATGCCATCGCCGGCGACTACGATCACATAGTGCGCTGCTTCGCCGCGCCGGTGACCACGAGGTTCGTGGACGTCGTCGTCTCGAGAATGCGGATGGGCGGACTGAGCGAAGACCAGTTCATGCGCTCCTGCCGGGAGCGGAAGGATGTCATCCGCCGGCGGTTCCCGCTGATTCCTCGACTGAGGGGGGTATGGCAGGTAAATTTGTACGATATTCCCCGTAACACCGCACGCCGCTGGCTGGACCGGGTGGGCCTCCTCGGTCACTGGCGGGCGCTCAAAGGCTCATAG
- a CDS encoding glycosyltransferase family 2 protein, which translates to MSGEHPFISVIIPTYNRSELLRQTVETFRAQSYPAERWELILVDNESTDDTWSVIYGLAGSDRRVRPLREPRRGAHFARNSGAMAALGAVLYFTDDDMLADRDLLTRIVEGFAADPKVASVTGRVLPRWDTEPPVWVLEHCRNALLSLNDMGESLIVSDDDPGVFSCHQAVLRDVFVRAGGFNPDTNAGTFTGDNETGLNIKIRKLGYRFAYVGAAVTHHMIPASRMTQGYLNSRMADRGYCDSYTDYRAIHPGKGRLAKRIVAHTALAGLTALKAAARRLAGNTQWRVDLARVFYHRNRARYDSRLLRDEHWRRFALRDDWLSDSADVLY; encoded by the coding sequence GTGAGCGGAGAGCATCCCTTCATCTCGGTGATCATTCCGACCTACAACCGGTCGGAGCTCCTGCGCCAGACCGTGGAGACGTTTCGCGCGCAGTCGTATCCCGCGGAGCGGTGGGAGCTTATCCTCGTGGACAACGAATCCACGGACGACACGTGGAGTGTGATTTACGGGCTTGCCGGGAGCGACCGGCGCGTGCGGCCTCTTCGGGAGCCGAGACGGGGGGCTCACTTCGCGCGCAACAGCGGAGCGATGGCAGCGTTGGGGGCGGTTCTGTATTTTACTGACGATGACATGCTGGCAGACCGCGACCTTCTGACGCGGATCGTGGAGGGATTCGCCGCCGATCCCAAGGTTGCGTCAGTCACCGGGCGCGTCCTGCCGCGATGGGACACGGAGCCGCCAGTGTGGGTGCTCGAGCACTGCAGGAATGCTCTCCTCAGTCTCAACGACATGGGCGAGTCTCTGATCGTCTCCGACGACGACCCGGGCGTGTTCAGCTGTCACCAGGCGGTGCTGCGCGACGTCTTCGTGCGGGCGGGCGGCTTCAATCCCGACACGAACGCCGGAACATTCACCGGAGACAACGAGACCGGACTGAACATCAAGATCCGCAAGCTCGGCTATAGATTCGCGTACGTGGGCGCCGCCGTCACGCATCACATGATACCCGCCTCGCGCATGACGCAGGGGTATCTCAACAGCCGCATGGCCGATCGGGGGTACTGCGACAGCTACACCGACTATCGCGCGATTCATCCGGGGAAGGGGCGGCTCGCGAAGCGAATCGTCGCCCACACAGCGCTGGCGGGGCTCACCGCGCTGAAGGCGGCCGCCCGCCGGCTCGCGGGGAACACCCAATGGCGTGTCGATCTGGCGCGCGTGTTCTACCATCGCAACCGCGCGCGCTACGACTCGCGCCTTCTCCGCGACGAGCACTGGCGACGGTTTGCTCTCCGGGATGACTGGCTCTCCGATTCCGCTGATGTCTTGTACTGA